From the genome of Triticum aestivum cultivar Chinese Spring chromosome 1A, IWGSC CS RefSeq v2.1, whole genome shotgun sequence:
AACAACACTATTTAAGTACCAGTCCATAGATTAACCACACATGCAGCAAGGTTTCTACATTGGTTGCACTAGATGTCCTCTCAGCTAACAGGCATACATTAAATTAAAACTCCACCACAAAGTACTACTACATAGTCTGACTAAGCCTGTAAACCAGCCAGGGTTATGCAACTCAATACCTACTGCAGATCAGGCCTAGCAACATTGGACTGCAGATCAGGCCTAGCAACATTGGACTGCAGATTAATCACATCGGAAAGGTGTTTGCTGAAAGCCCATATCTATGGTGATGGAGCTCAGCATTTAGAAGTCTGGATCTCATCTTGTACCATGCCTATCAACATATGCCTGACATAAAATAAATAGACTGGAATCAAACATAGGAAAGTTAACAGCTATGTGCATCATTGAATTGCATATTCAAGTTTTTTACCTTCACAAGCTTTTCAATCTTTGTTCCAGACATGGTTATATAATCAGTTATCAATTCTTTAGTAGCTGGTACTTGATGCAGGTCAACTGTAGCAAGAACTTTGTCAACAGATTTTTTTACTATCAGTTTATGAGCATCTTTACTCAGTTTGCCTTCCTTCCAAATAGGTTTCAGCAACTCCTTCACATGTTCTGCCAAATGAATACGGAAATAATCTTTGGTTCTTTCAAAAGCTTTCACCAAAGTATCGCCATCCAGACTAGAGCGTTCCTTACCAGGTGCAACCAAGCCTGCAAACTCATTTGACCCTTTTGCCGACATATTCCTTGCCAACTTATCATAAATCAATGATTTGTTGATGTCTCCATCTATAACACCATTCCCAGCAGTGTGCTGACTTGAAATGCTGCAGGATATGTTGGAGGACTTGAGAATATTGCCACTCTCAACTTTGGGAGGGTTCATACTGTCAGCAAGTGGGTCATATGGACTATTTGAAGGTGATGTACTGTTGGGAAACTCAACAAGAGGTACAAAAGGCACTGAAGTTACCCAAGGGTCATCCTTGATTGGGGAAAGGTGCTCAGGCTGACATGAACTGCTTGCACGTAACCCAGGCCTAGATGTACCACAGCCCTTGTCAAAATATACATCTTTATGGAGACCAAATTTCTCGATACCAGGTGTTAACTGATGAAGGGACGTCATTCCTAGGTGAGTAATTCCTCGAGAAGGTTGGCTACCCAAGGAATGAACAGAGCTATTGTGGCCTGGACTTCTGAACCCTGTTATACTGTTTGAGCTGTATGAGGCAAAGCTTGAACTATGTTCTTTCTGATGTTTGTGAGGAAGATTTTCTGTTGGTCCACCATAAGCAGATCGCTTCTCACCATACTGGGGATAGTCAAATGAAACAGATGAGTAAAATGGTCGATGCCAATAATCAGAGACATGAGAATCACTTAGGCTGCTTGCTTTAGCCACATTCAGATCCGGCAACAGCTTTGCTCCATCTAAATGCAATCTACTTAAGGTTTCCCTGCCATCCAAGTAGCTATCAGAGGGCAAACTAATATGGTGTCCCATGAGACTAGGTTTGTGGTTTTTCCCTTGAACTGAGATCTGCACCAGCTCATTTACAGGAGGGGTAGGCTTTGTAGTCCAGAAATTATCAGTTCTGCAAGACCTCTCCTCTGAAATATTTAGGTTGGGCGAGTTATGAGCCAGCCCCCTATGATCTGCGCCATAAGAATGAATGAGGGTCCTATATCGCCCATAGTTGTGCAGATCATTCAAGTTGGATACACATTGTGCTTCAAATCCTTCTTCAGAGCCTGAGCACGGGTGGAGCAATCAAAAGTACTTAGATTTATAGAGCAATCAAAAGTTTGTGGCTGCAAGATATTATTTAAACATTATCCTATAAAAATCTCATACCTCTATGTTTCCCATAACCAACTGATGTGAGTGAACCAGCATTTTCTTCTTGACTCCACAGGTTACCAAAACCAGAACCCTCTCTTTCATGAGGAGAAGTGCAATTCTTTCCTTTCTTGCACTGGCCTTGAGCATTAAAGGTACCCGTAGGGGTTCTGGTTTTGCTCCCCAGATCTCCACCAGGAGATGAGCTACTAAATCTAGGTTGTGAATGTGTTGAGTGAATTAGTGAATCAAATGACTGTTTAAGAAGTGCAAGATAAAAGAACATTATGTCTTACATCAAACACCACAGCAAAGATAGAAATATTGTTCGAAGGTTCAAAATTCCTAGTGCACACAGAAGTAGCAATAATAATAGATGTACCTCCAAGCATTAGTATCTGGCATATCCGGACGTAGAAGATTGCCACTGCCAGCTTTCTTCAGATATTTGACATTGTTATGAGGCAGGAGTGTTGGCTCCTTTTCAGCAGTAGTCACTCCAATAAAACctagaaaatgtatggttataatgagATCCAAGTTTCAACATATACAACCAATTCATCTTAGTGATCTTCATACAAAATTCATACCGATATTCAACTTATTCGTACTAGCCATTCTATATTCCACCAATCAATTAAAACGCTTAATCTCAAGGAAACTGTTAACAGGCTCCAAATAGCAGAAACCCGATACTTGTACAATGTAGCTGACATACACCTAAAGGATTTTTTTTAGTCCAGCAGGCTGCTAACTTATACCATTACAATACATCAATCACTGACGAGAATCATTCCATGCAAGATTTCCTAGGAGTAAGAAATAAATTTGATTTAAGATCCCTATGACTGACTCCAGAACCAACTACTGTTGACTGAAGTTCAGGATTTCAATGTTTATTTTCCAGTTTGACTGAACCCTGGAGGCTGAAAAGCTTCTATTGATTTAAGCAAACAACAAATGGACATAGAAGAATGGTACGATCATGGGATATGGGATATAATGGTCCCAAATAAAAAAGGCTGCATAGAGTGTTAGCTTTACCATGGCAAAACCAATGATAAGTAAATAGGGTTGGAATCAGAGGATATAATAGGAGCAAACAAACCAGTTAGTGATAGCTTATAGCATGATACGGGCCAAATTTGGTACATACATGTTATGGATGTATTGGGCAATGGGCAATGACAGCAAGAGTAGCAACTTGGACAAGCTTCTGCTGGAATTTGTGGAGCCCAATTCAGCCAAGAATAATGGTACAGAAGGAGTCCAAGTGAAAGGATAAGTAATTATTATAAGACTAGAAGGGAGAGAATTAGGAAAGATTCCAGGAAATTATAAGAAGTCCAACCGTAATAGAAAGGTCTGCGGGGACCAAGGTCTTTCTTCCTTCTCTACTCCAATATTCACAACAATACGCTTAATACAATTCTCATGACTGAAAACAAGCCTTCCCTGCTACGAATGAGAAGGCCATTGGACTTGTCCATTTCATCCTTATATTTGTGAACCACAAGGTTGTGAGGGATGAGCTAATCAAATGTAAACCAAGATAATTCTCAAGATGGACCTATGACTATGAGTCATAACATGCCATGAAAACCTGTTGCATATCAGTATGCAAGCCTGCGAAACCGCACTCTTGTCATGAGCAATAGACTGAAAAACAATTGACCCTCTCCCTAACATCAGCACAGCAGTAATCACAAGATAAGCATAAGAAGGCACTTCACCATATATGCCAATCGGTTGACTTGATGGTCAACCAAATATTCCTACGTTCCTTCGACAAAATTAGCAACATCAGGGTTTGCCTCAACATTTACTGTGCTAGGCCGTTGGTTGACTAAAGCGGTAAAAAAAGGGTTTGtttttaataaaaaccaaaaaCAAGGAATCTGAACCATTAATCATTCATGAAAGGCAGAATTTTATAACTAATTGTTTACGCTTGCGTCACGCAACTTCACAACCAACTGCCCTAGATAGCTATATCCACGTGGTGGCGTAATCTATTAGGATATACAGAAACGGCAAAAAAGTGCCTCAAACAACACGACAAGCTGCTCCACTGATCTACTACATTGACATTGTGTCGAGCTACGATCTAGTTGCTGCTATACTGCGCAAGCTGCTTCACCTACTTAAATACACGCGTCGAGCTCCTTGTCGTATAGCAACTAGTCGTACCAATGAcgtcacaagcatagaacgatacAAGTCATCAAGTCAACCATAGTCAGCAACAGAACTTCATAATAACCCATCTACCTAAAATAGCATAGCAATGCCAGCAACATAAACAAGCGCTAACGGCTACCATTGAAAAACAGGCGCCAAAGGCTAAGTTATGCAATTCAAGCATTCCAAGGCAAACCCTAGAAAACTGCATGCATAATTTCTCGCCTTCTACCAGATCTCCAACACCCCCTGATGCCAGATCAACTACCCAGCACCTCTCCTACACAAGCAAAACAACTTAATAGTATCAATCATCAATCAACCACACAAAGGATGTGCATTTTCCCCGCCGGATCTTACCATCCGCGCCTCGCCTGCACAGATCTAGCGTTTCAAAGCAATCACGCACCGAAACTAGGAGCACAGGCAGTACATTAACCGGTAAAGCATGCGTTTAGAGGGCGATCGAGGGGCAATACCATGAGAACTGCCGGCGTTCGCGTAGCCCCAGGCCCTCTTCAGCCCGGcccgctccgccgcctcctccggcgGGTTCATGATCTCCATCTCCACCTCCCTAATCTCGTCCTTCGCCGACAGCCCGCTCACGAGGCCGGCGGCGGTCGCCATCGGGGGCGACGGGCGACTGCGGTGCTGCGCTGCGCTGCGGCTGCGACGGGGGTTggtggaggggggagggagggggaggggtcggcggcggcgaggtgcgcgTGAGGGGGGTGGGGGGATTTGGGGGCAAAACCTCGGTCGCTTCAGTTTCTTACCCCTCTCCTATCTCTATCTCAGCTGCCCTCGCATCGCGTTTGGGTCGCCACGGCGACGGGGTGGCCGGCTATAAAGGGCCGTGCGTCCCGGTGCCGGCCCGCGCGCGTGGGTTTTGCGTTTCTGCCGATTCGGCGGTCCCGGCGGTATATTTCAGGACGCAAATCCATCAATAAAGGGCCTTCATTCATTGCTCCCAACTCGAAACATCGTGCAGCTTTCGGCTTTGACACTTGAAACTCGCAAGGTGCCCCGGACATTTGCCATGGGACACTACGTCTTCGGAAAACAGAGGATGAAAACTTGGGATGCTGTCTGTTACTCCTTCCGTTCAGCATTACTTGTCTCAAAAATGGAtgatctagaattaaaatacgtctagatacatccatttctgcgacaagtaattccgaacggagggagtatctcagaAAACAGGATGATCTTTCATGGTTTTGCGGAACCTTTCATGACTTTGCGCGGGTAATTTTAACAGGGTATTATTCCAAACGGAACGGGCTTTTCGCGGGTGATTTTAATGGGATATTATTCCAAGCGAAACGGGCTTTTCGTGGGTGATTTTAATGAAGTATTATTCCAATCGGAAAGACAAGGAGGGAACCCGCGGAGTTGTGTGAAAATGGAGGGCTCGAGGGGTTGCTTGGACGATGGCGGCTTGCAGACCTGGGTTTTTCGGGATTTCCATTTACGTGGGATGGTGAAAGAGGCGCGGAGGAAAATATTCAAGTCAGGCTAGACCGAGCCACATGTAATGACGACTTTCTGCAAATGGTTCCCGAGACGTGTGTCGAGCATGTTTTTGGCAGAAGAATCTGAACAAACTGCCCTTCTTATTCGTGCTATGATGACACCGGTCATGAGAAATAAAAGCAGGAAGAGGATATTAAGTTATGAGGAGGCATGGACCCGGCACGAGCTATATGACGCCATGGTTGCTGACGTGTGGCAATCAGCTGACCACGACCAAGCTGGTCTTCGTGGGGTGTGTAGCAAACTGGGCAGGGTCACCAGCAACATGCGAAGGTGGAGCCGGACGATTTTTGGATCAATCCGACGGCAGATAGTGAAGTTTAAGGTGTAGCTTTGTGATGCCAAGGAGAAATCCTTGTAAACCAGGTATATACAGGAGGTTAAGGAAATAGAAGATCAACTTTTTTTGACACAACGAGCCTCCCTCGTTGATTTCCATTAAAGAAACCGCCACACAAGCTACAAAAGTATGTTGATCAAAAATAAAGAAGAAAACATTTAAGCAAGGGCTACCACACGCAGGCGAAGCACAACATGTCCAGACAAAAACACCCAAGCACAACAAGACCAAATTAACATCCATTACAAAAGCTAAAACGCAATCAACGCCACAAGGAGGCCAACCACGCGCCAAACACATGTATACACAGCCTAATCACCATCATCCAACTCCTATTCTTCTCCTCACAGGATTCCAGCCACGCTTCCCAGAGAACACCTCTCGCAATACCTCCCTGATGCGAGCCACACCCATCTCAGTTGCGTTTCTGTCTGGGTTTTTCTGCAATATACTCCAAGACTTCTGAAAAGAGCATAGTTTATACACAACAGAGGCAGGATCATCAGGGTAAAATCTTGTCAAAACACGCCCTATTTATGGTCTTCAATATGACCTAGGATGTAgtaacgccccccccccccaatgaggACTACCCTCATATACTTCCTAGGGAAAGACTGAATCCAGTCTCCCATTAAATAAAAAAAAATCTGTCAAGGGTTCTTTTTTATCAAAGGTGCACATCACCACCTGCCAGGCAAACCTGGCCATGGCACATTTGAACAACAGGTGATTAGTGTTTCTTTGCACCCACAGAAATAACACTCTTCATTCCCAGTCCACTCCCTCTTGATCAAGTTCTCTTTAATAAGTGTGCTTCTCTTAATAAGCAACCAGGAAGACTCTGATTTTGAGGGGAACTTTCAGTTTCCAGATCCCTCTAAACCCACCACAGGCAGAAGATTTGAGAGGCATATATAGTCCTTTCACCATAAATCTATTCTTGGTATTCAGCAACCATAGCATCTTGTCTTTCTCATAACTCAATTCCACTAGCTTTGTCAATTTCTCCCATTGTCTCAAATACTCcttccgtccgaaaaagcttgtccctcaaatggatgtatctagcaccaatttagtgctagatacatccatttgagagacaagcTTGGGATAAGcttttccgaacggagggagtattcatcATACAATGTCCTTCTTAAAGTGAAACTGGACCAGCCAAAACTTTTGGCATTTTTCACAGTAATCATCTTATCAAAGGAAATGTTGTATAACCTGGGGAGTAGCTCTGCCGGCTTTTTATCCCCAAGCCACACATCTTCCCAAAATAGAGTTCTAGCACCATCTCCAACTACCCTCCTGGTCAGGCTAAGAAACAACTCTCTGACCTTCATCAAACCTTGCCAAAAATGAGAGCCACCATCTCTCACAAAAGCCAAAGGTACTCTCAGATTGGTATTTATTTTGCAGCATTTCCTGCTAGAGCGCTTCAGAATTCTCAAGTTTCCACATTCACTTCATTAAAAGACATTTATTCATGACCTCAAGATCCAAAATGCCCAACCCCCCATAGCTTTTAGTCATACAGATAGTCTGCTAGCTAACTGGGTGGTATCTTTTCTTCTCTAGTGTTTCCTGCCACACCATCATAGCTCTGCTAGCATCCATGTTCTTCAACACCCCCTTTGGTGCTTCCAAAAAGGAGAGCATGTACAATGGAATGTTACTAAGACAAGAATTCACCAAAGTGATCCTATCTCCAGTTCATAGCAAGTTCATAATCTAGCCAGCCATCCTTTTCTCAATTTTTCGCTCAACTGGGCCCACTGTGTGTTACTCAATCTCCTATCATCCACAGGGAGCCCCAAGTAAAGCAAAGGAAGGGACCCTTCTTTACATGTACATATCTCCATGTAggctttctttttttcctttgcaCCCCCAAGCAAAAAACTTCACTCTTGTGAAAATTTATCATCAACCTAGAAAAGTGTTAAAAACACACAACACAAATTTCAAATTTCTAGCTTTGTTCAGATCATCCTCAAGCAGAAATATAGTATCATCTCCATACTGCAGAACAACCAGTCGATCCTTAACCAAGTGTGGCATAAGCCCAGATATCAGTCCTTGCTCCTAAGCTCTCTTAACCAGGATTGCCAGACCTTCGGCAATGATATTAAAACAGTAAAGGTGACAGTGGGTCTCCTTGCCTTACCCTTTTGTGTGTTGAGAAATATGGCCTAATGTGGTCATTGACTTTGACTACAACTCTGCCCCCTCACACCAACTTCATCACCCGTCACACCAAACATCACCAAAGCCTTTAGCTTGCATCATTTGGTACAGAAAGGGCCACTTGACCTTGTCATAAGCTTTCTCATAATAAATTTTGAAAAGCACACCACTCATTTTCTTAGTTTTCATCTCATGTAGTATCTCATGCAAGAGAACCACACCCCTCCATGATGAACCTCTCCTTAATAAATGAACTtttgattgatgtctactacacaacttttattcttgtagactctattgggcctccaagcgcagagttttgtaggacaacaacaaatttcccttaagtggatgaccttaggtttatcaatccgtgggatgtgtaggatgaagatgtgctctctcaaccaaccctgaatcaaatacaataaatctcttgtgtccccaacacacccaatacaatagtaaattctataggtgcactagttcggcgaagagatggtgatacagtgtagtatggatagtaggtgtaagtttttgtaatctgaacaaataaaaacaacaagatagcaagtaacaaaagtgagtaaaaccggtgttgcaatgcttgaaaacaacgcctggggttcatactttcactagtgcaatctctcaactatgctaacataactgaatcatataaccgtccctcaacgtgcgacacagaattactccaaagttcttatcaatggtgaagaacataagatgaaattgttgtaggtagcaaactacctcaaagttatcaattacgatcaatctattgagccatccctataagtgtcgCAAACAGTCCtaaagttcgtac
Proteins encoded in this window:
- the LOC123061130 gene encoding zinc finger CCCH domain-containing protein 36, which encodes MATAAGLVSGLSAKDEIREVEMEIMNPPEEAAERAGLKRAWGYANAGSSHGFIGVTTAEKEPTLLPHNNVKYLKKAGSGNLLRPDMPDTNAWRFSSSSPGGDLGSKTRTPTGTFNAQGQCKKGKNCTSPHEREGSGFGNLWSQEENAGSLTSVGYGKHRGSEEGFEAQCVSNLNDLHNYGRYRTLIHSYGADHRGLAHNSPNLNISEERSCRTDNFWTTKPTPPVNELVQISVQGKNHKPSLMGHHISLPSDSYLDGRETLSRLHLDGAKLLPDLNVAKASSLSDSHVSDYWHRPFYSSVSFDYPQYGEKRSAYGGPTENLPHKHQKEHSSSFASYSSNSITGFRSPGHNSSVHSLGSQPSRGITHLGMTSLHQLTPGIEKFGLHKDVYFDKGCGTSRPGLRASSSCQPEHLSPIKDDPWVTSVPFVPLVEFPNSTSPSNSPYDPLADSMNPPKVESGNILKSSNISCSISSQHTAGNGVIDGDINKSLIYDKLARNMSAKGSNEFAGLVAPGKERSSLDGDTLVKAFERTKDYFRIHLAEHVKELLKPIWKEGKLSKDAHKLIVKKSVDKVLATVDLHQVPATKELITDYITMSGTKIEKLVKAYVDRHGTR